One Brumimicrobium sp. DNA window includes the following coding sequences:
- a CDS encoding S8 family serine peptidase, with the protein MNTIIKKIVLVLTIVLPTMLFSQGQPYFSENWSREGGEMSVFYKNATTTDNQRNVYVAGSTINPMGNHDILIQKFNPKGDLIWEQSYNGAANMDDIAADVFVDNNYNVYVTGVAIQNTSNGQDLVVLKYDGNGVLKWDYFYDNNGTPTPTDVGTAITGDNNGNIFVTGSSFGTNTLADYVVLKLKANNGIKIWEKRYDFNGLNEIPAKIELKGNNLYVSGASQVGPNKWELATLMYKTSDGTLLGERRSVGNATQGVNEINDLTIDDNGDIYITGAVNNQNSFDIAIYKLDENLNILWEKHYDGYGNDDKGNGIKVDSQGNVYVAGTVETNNEGKNYILLKYSQNGDLLWSREFNGKENTDDEATQLVISNNKIFVTGLAKNSSLTSFQTLVYNEDGSIYTQAEFTNPDQNEMPTGITVDLSGNIIVIGQTDLGNGNYRARTVKYTLYEKPFEPVFENGEPKYNANEVIIRFDRSVVNFLAIDRKGFTAGMLSDFVKPNVITEMSNKLGFDVSRLETFKIHRGMTTADSLSITRLGDTIQVPDFWASLTVRLPEKIDELKVVDSLNTISFNMVHYAELNGIIQHTSIPNDSLVTIEQAGLIPTSQYPDAHININPAWDIETGYWNVKVGVFDDPIYWVHEDFGDGTFLGSKITDGWDFYNNVHVSTVLSPGSSHGTSVAGIIGAYRNNGIGIAGIAGGDGINPGVQLISMGIFSSGDFSTNAKAKEAIVKGSLSTTNNYGYGINIQNHSWGGTQQSQEIKEGVNTAWRNHSIFIASRGNDGSNGNPIEYPACYDDKKVLNVGASGIDGKYKDGTNGDILIGQQTNVFWSSSYGNGVDFIAPGCTELVTTPYNPISPYWWQNTSSTPNNYYTFNGTSAAAPHVAGVTALMYSKHHLDKGAPNNLATEDVEHILEKTANNKQNPGSYDQKNGHGLINAYDAAEEVNFPKYIIKHSENVTPSQTTSSGMNIILANNVNGIAAGAYKADRIQVNWTYIDVLPTYQEIIDWWPLEARTIKGVSAVVPVTGEEWMDITPNVTIGGNVAVFSVQTFAWWVKKSNVSGQDINKWIPNGGPSNMRFAYSLHIKDNSVTSLSENAFENNVIIYPNPTNEILNVSLEFQNSSNTTLFIYDTQGKLIANPNLGIKNKGEQNFTINISNLPKGMYLLKIVSENNSITKKFIKE; encoded by the coding sequence ATGAATACAATAATTAAAAAAATCGTTTTAGTCCTTACAATAGTTTTGCCAACAATGCTATTTAGTCAAGGACAACCCTACTTCTCGGAAAACTGGAGCAGAGAAGGAGGTGAAATGTCAGTGTTTTATAAAAATGCAACAACCACTGATAACCAACGAAATGTCTATGTCGCTGGTTCGACAATTAACCCAATGGGTAATCACGACATTTTAATTCAAAAATTTAATCCAAAAGGCGACCTAATATGGGAACAGAGTTATAATGGGGCGGCCAATATGGACGATATAGCAGCAGATGTATTTGTTGATAACAATTACAATGTGTATGTTACAGGAGTCGCTATTCAAAATACAAGCAATGGACAAGACCTTGTTGTATTAAAATATGATGGGAATGGTGTATTGAAATGGGATTATTTCTACGATAACAACGGCACTCCTACTCCCACAGATGTTGGAACGGCAATTACAGGAGATAATAATGGGAATATTTTTGTAACCGGAAGTAGTTTTGGAACAAATACGTTAGCAGATTATGTTGTATTAAAACTAAAAGCAAACAATGGTATCAAAATCTGGGAGAAAAGATATGATTTCAATGGCTTAAATGAAATACCTGCTAAAATTGAATTAAAAGGGAATAACCTATACGTATCAGGAGCTAGTCAAGTGGGGCCAAACAAATGGGAATTGGCAACATTAATGTATAAGACTTCGGATGGTACATTATTAGGAGAAAGAAGAAGTGTTGGTAATGCAACGCAAGGGGTCAATGAGATTAACGATTTGACTATTGATGATAATGGGGATATATATATTACTGGAGCCGTTAACAACCAAAATTCATTTGATATAGCAATTTATAAGTTGGATGAAAACCTTAATATTCTTTGGGAAAAACATTATGATGGATATGGAAATGATGACAAAGGAAATGGGATAAAAGTTGATAGCCAAGGAAATGTTTATGTTGCCGGAACAGTAGAAACCAATAATGAAGGGAAGAATTATATTTTATTAAAATATAGTCAAAACGGAGACTTGCTATGGTCAAGGGAGTTTAATGGAAAAGAAAATACAGATGATGAGGCTACACAATTAGTAATAAGTAATAATAAAATATTTGTTACTGGTTTAGCTAAGAATTCAAGTCTCACCTCTTTTCAAACCTTGGTTTATAATGAAGATGGTTCTATATATACACAAGCAGAATTCACTAATCCAGATCAAAATGAAATGCCAACAGGAATTACTGTTGATTTAAGTGGAAATATTATTGTAATTGGTCAAACAGATTTAGGAAATGGAAATTATCGTGCAAGAACTGTAAAATACACCTTATATGAAAAACCGTTCGAACCCGTTTTTGAAAATGGAGAACCAAAATATAATGCTAATGAAGTGATTATTCGATTTGATAGAAGTGTTGTAAATTTCCTGGCTATTGATAGAAAAGGTTTTACAGCCGGTATGCTAAGTGATTTTGTGAAACCGAACGTGATAACCGAGATGAGTAATAAGCTCGGGTTTGATGTTTCGAGATTGGAAACGTTTAAAATCCATAGAGGGATGACTACTGCCGATAGCTTGTCAATTACTCGTTTAGGTGACACTATTCAAGTGCCTGACTTCTGGGCATCATTAACGGTTAGACTACCAGAGAAAATAGATGAGCTTAAAGTCGTTGATAGTTTAAATACTATTTCATTTAATATGGTTCATTACGCAGAACTTAATGGTATAATTCAACACACGAGTATTCCCAACGACTCTCTTGTAACAATAGAACAAGCTGGTTTAATACCAACAAGTCAATATCCTGATGCACATATAAATATTAACCCTGCATGGGATATAGAAACAGGTTATTGGAATGTAAAAGTCGGCGTCTTTGATGATCCAATTTATTGGGTACATGAAGATTTTGGAGACGGAACATTTTTAGGGAGTAAAATAACTGATGGTTGGGACTTTTATAATAACGTTCATGTTTCAACTGTACTTAGTCCTGGCAGCAGTCATGGTACTTCAGTGGCTGGTATTATTGGTGCATATAGGAATAATGGAATCGGTATTGCAGGAATTGCCGGTGGTGATGGTATAAATCCTGGGGTTCAATTAATTTCAATGGGAATTTTCAGTAGTGGAGATTTTAGCACAAACGCTAAAGCAAAAGAAGCAATAGTTAAAGGGTCTTTGAGCACTACAAATAATTATGGATACGGCATAAATATACAGAATCATTCCTGGGGTGGAACTCAACAAAGTCAGGAGATTAAAGAAGGAGTTAATACTGCTTGGAGAAATCATAGTATCTTTATTGCATCTAGAGGAAACGATGGGAGTAATGGGAATCCCATAGAATATCCCGCATGCTATGACGATAAAAAGGTTTTAAACGTTGGAGCTAGTGGAATAGATGGGAAGTACAAGGATGGAACAAATGGAGATATTCTCATCGGACAACAAACTAACGTATTTTGGTCATCTTCTTATGGAAATGGTGTTGATTTTATTGCACCAGGTTGCACCGAATTAGTAACCACACCTTATAATCCTATTTCACCATACTGGTGGCAAAATACGTCCTCAACCCCAAATAATTATTATACCTTTAATGGAACTTCTGCTGCCGCTCCTCATGTTGCGGGTGTGACGGCATTAATGTATAGTAAACATCATCTTGATAAAGGAGCTCCTAACAACTTAGCAACCGAAGATGTAGAGCATATATTGGAAAAAACTGCTAATAATAAACAAAATCCAGGTAGTTATGATCAAAAAAATGGACACGGTTTAATCAATGCCTATGATGCTGCCGAAGAAGTGAATTTTCCAAAATACATTATTAAACATTCGGAAAATGTTACCCCCTCACAAACCACCTCTTCTGGCATGAATATCATACTAGCTAATAATGTAAATGGAATTGCCGCAGGTGCTTATAAAGCAGACAGAATCCAGGTTAATTGGACATATATTGACGTTCTTCCTACTTATCAAGAAATAATTGATTGGTGGCCATTAGAAGCTAGAACAATCAAAGGTGTTAGCGCAGTTGTTCCAGTTACTGGTGAAGAATGGATGGATATAACACCAAATGTAACTATAGGCGGTAATGTTGCCGTTTTTAGTGTTCAAACTTTTGCTTGGTGGGTTAAGAAATCAAATGTTTCAGGGCAAGATATTAATAAATGGATCCCTAATGGAGGACCGTCAAATATGAGATTTGCATATTCTCTTCATATAAAAGATAATAGTGTAACATCTTTAAGTGAGAATGCATTTGAAAATAATGTGATTATTTATCCAAATCCAACGAATGAAATTCTAAATGTTTCTTTAGAATTTCAAAATTCTTCAAACACAACTTTGTTTATTTATGATACACAAGGAAAACTAATTGCGAATCCAAATTTGGGAATTAAGAACAAAGGAGAGCAAAATTTCACAATCAATATTTCAAATCTTCCTAAAGGAATGTATCTATTAAAAATTGTTTCTGAGAACAATTCTATAACTAAAAAATTCATAAAAGAATGA